A window of Candidatus Aenigmatarchaeota archaeon contains these coding sequences:
- a CDS encoding Glu/Leu/Phe/Val dehydrogenase, whose protein sequence is MVLEIKYDEWGPEKILSVYDPKTGMRGFTVIDNTALGPGKGGIRMVHDITVEEVFNLARAMTWKNSLAELPFGGAKSGIIWDGKTDKEVIIRAFAKAIRSVVPKEYVAGPDMNTTEKEMGIFANEIGNKKACTGKPKEMGGLPHELGSTGFGVAEATEIAIKFLGWDINVNVAIEGFGNVGVFTSKFLSDKGARIVAVSDSKGLIYNKDGIDVERLIKIKEETGSVINYKDGKVMEPQKLFELPVDVLIPGARPNVITEDNRLKVKAKLIVEAANIPIPPETEEWFHKNGVLIVPDFVANAGGVISSYVEYIGGNEKKMFRVVREKIRKNTQLVLNKSKENREPPRNSALKIAQDRVKKSMKSGG, encoded by the coding sequence ATGGTATTGGAAATAAAGTATGACGAATGGGGTCCTGAAAAAATCTTGTCAGTTTATGATCCAAAAACTGGGATGAGAGGATTTACTGTCATAGACAACACAGCCCTTGGGCCTGGTAAAGGTGGGATAAGGATGGTTCATGATATCACAGTTGAAGAAGTATTCAACCTTGCAAGGGCAATGACATGGAAGAATTCACTTGCAGAGCTCCCTTTTGGTGGAGCAAAATCTGGTATAATTTGGGACGGGAAAACAGACAAAGAGGTTATTATAAGGGCCTTTGCAAAAGCCATTAGATCAGTTGTCCCAAAAGAATATGTGGCAGGCCCTGATATGAACACTACAGAAAAGGAAATGGGAATATTTGCTAATGAAATCGGAAATAAAAAGGCTTGCACTGGAAAACCAAAGGAAATGGGTGGCCTACCTCATGAATTGGGTTCAACGGGTTTTGGAGTAGCAGAAGCAACAGAAATTGCAATAAAATTTTTAGGTTGGGATATTAATGTGAATGTTGCCATAGAAGGTTTCGGTAATGTTGGTGTTTTTACCTCTAAATTCCTATCTGACAAAGGAGCAAGGATAGTAGCTGTTTCAGACTCAAAAGGACTTATATATAATAAGGATGGGATTGATGTTGAAAGATTGATAAAAATCAAGGAAGAAACTGGAAGTGTTATAAATTACAAAGATGGAAAGGTTATGGAACCACAAAAACTCTTTGAATTGCCAGTGGATGTTCTTATACCAGGTGCAAGACCCAATGTGATTACCGAAGATAATAGGTTAAAGGTCAAGGCAAAGTTGATTGTAGAGGCTGCAAACATTCCAATACCTCCGGAAACAGAAGAGTGGTTCCACAAGAATGGTGTTCTAATAGTACCGGATTTTGTCGCAAATGCCGGTGGTGTTATATCAAGTTATGTTGAGTATATAGGAGGGAATGAAAAGAAGATGTTCCGGGTTGTCAGGGAAAAAATCAGGAAAAATACCCAACTCGTCCTCAATAAATCCAAGGAAAACAGAGAACCACCAAGAAATTCTGCACTGAAGATAGCTCAAGATAGAGTGAAGAAATCCATGAAAAGTGGTGGTTGA